Within Myceligenerans xiligouense, the genomic segment TCCCGGGCGCGTACACCGTGGCGATCCGGCAGGACCTGTGGGACGACGCCGGCCTGGAGCACCCGGCCACCTGGGACGAGTTCGCCGACCAGCTCAAGACCATCAAGGAGGAGAACCCCGACCTCGACTACCCGATGACGGACCGCTGGTCCATCAACGGACCGATCGAGGCCACGCTCACGGCCGCCGCGCCCAACTTCGGCACGGTCGCGGGCTGGGGCTACGGCACGGGCCTGCAGTGGAACCAGGACGAGGGCGTGTTCGAGTACGCGGGTGGCTCCGACGAGTACCGGGCCCTCGTGGAGTACTTCGCCGGCCTGGTGGCCGACGGGCTGCTCGATCCTGAGGCACTCACGCAGGAGGACGACCAGGCCGAGCAGAAGTTCGCGTCCGGCCAGGCCGCCGCAATCGGATCCAACGACCAGGTGATCCTCGAGTACCGCGACGCGTTCAAGGAGATCGGCGACACCACGTCCGAGATCGAGCTCATCACCGTCCCGGGCGGCCCGGCCGGCGACTACATCGCGGGCGGCACGCGGCGCGAGTCCGGCCTGATGTTCTCGGCACAGGCCGCCGAGTCCGACCACTTCCTCGCGATGCTGCAGTTCGTCGACTGGCTGTACTACTCCGACGAGGGCCTGGAGTTCGCGAAGTGGGGTGTCGAGGGTGAGACCTTCGAGCGGGACGGGGACGAGCGTGTCCTGGTCGACGACGTCACCTGGGGCGCGCTCAACGCCGGTGCTCCCAAGCTGCTGAACAGCGACTTCGGCTTCTACAACGGCGTCTGGTCGCTGGCTCACGGATCCACCGAGGACCTCGACATGTCGATGCGCAGCGACGAGGCGGTCGAGTACATCGACAGCATGAACGCCGTCAAGGAGGAACTGGAGATCCCGCCCGCCGTCGCCTACGACGAGCTGGAGCAGGAGCAGGCGGGCCTGCAGCAGACCACGCTGCAGGACATGACGTTCCAGGCCACGGCCCAGTTCCTCCTCGGCGACCGGTCGACGGACGACTGGGACACGTGGGTCTCGGAGCTCGAGGGCGCCGGCATGCAGGAGTACGTCGACCGCGCGAACGCCGCGGCCGGCGTCACCGAGTAGCCCGAGCAGCCCGAGCAGCCCGAGCAGCCGGCACAAGCGAGCAGCCGGTCGTGTGGTCGGTCCGATGTCGTTGCGGTCGGTCTCCCAGGAGGCCGACCGCAACGACATCGGACCGACCACACGGCGACCTACCCACCGATCCGGAAATCAAGGAGACCTCTCTCGTGAACCGCACTGTCGTGCCCGCCGAACCCCTCGGCACCCTCGGTGACGCCTGGCGGGCGTGCGTCGGGACCGGGCGCTTCAACCTCGCGCTGCGCCAGGACTACCAGGACTCCCTCGCCCTGGTGCAGCGCGAGATCGGGTTCCGGTACATCCGCGGGCACGGCCTGCTGTCCGACGACGCCGGCGTCCACCATCCCTATGACGTGGCCGGCCACCGCGGCACCCGCTACGCGTTCACCTACGTCGACCAGGTGGTCGACGCCTACCTGCGCCTCGGCATCAAGCCCTTCCTGGAGCTCGGGTTCATGCCGGAGAAGCTCGCCTCCGGCCCCGACACGGTGTTCTGGTGGCGGGGCAACATCACCCCGCCCCGCGACCACGCCGAATGGGCCCGGCTCGTGCGGGCGACGCTGCGTCACCTGGTCGACCGCTACGGCCTCGACGAGGTCCGCACCTGGCCGGTCGAGATATGGAACGAACCCAATCTCGACGTGTTCTGGAAGGACGCGGACCAGGACGCCTACTTCCACCTCTACGAGGTCACGGCGCACGCGATCAAGGAGGTGGACGAGTCCCTGCAGGTCGGGGGCCCGGTTCTCTCCCCCGGTGCCGACGACTGGTGGCAGCCGTTCGCCGAGTTCGTCGCCTCCCGCGACGTGCCCGTCGACTTCACCTCCTTCCACGCCTACACGTCCGGCCCCGCCGAGCACGTCCCGTTCGGCGTCTACCAGACGCTCAAGCCGCCGCAGAACCTGCTCGACCAGTTCGCGCGGCCCAAGGAGCTGCTCGCGGGCACACCCCTCGCGGATCTCCCGTCGCACGTCTCGGAGTTCAACTCCTCCTACCGGCCCGACAACCCGATCCACGACACGGCGTACAACGCCGCCTACCTCGCGCCGGTGCTCGCCGGGGGCGGCGACCACGTCGACTCGTTCTCCTACTGGACGTTCAGCGACGTGTTCGAGGAGACCGGCATTCCGACGGCACTCTTCCACGGCGGGTTCGGCATGCTGACCCACCGCCAGATCAAGAAGCCCACGTACCACCTGTACGCCTTCATGGCGCGCCTGGGCACCGAGGTCCTCGCCCGCGGTGCGGACCACCTGGTCACCCGGGACCGGGCGTCGGGGCGCGTGACCGTCCTCGCCTGGCAGCCCGTGGGCGGCTCGGACGCCCCGGAGGAGCCGGACCGGCACGAGGTGCGGCTCAGTGTTCCGGTCTCACCGACGACGACGGCGGTCGCGGGCGAGAACCTGCCCGGGGCCGCGGGCCCGGCGGGCGGGGCCACGGCTGCTCGCGCCTTCCTGCTGCGCCACGACGTCGACGTCGAGCACGGCAACGCCTGGCACGCCTGGGGCGAGCTGGGCCGTCCGGCCTCGCCGTCGTCCCGGCAGCTCGACCTGCTCCGCGAGACCGCCGAACCCCGCCGCGGCGCGTCGTCGGCCCCGATCCGCTCCGGGCCCGACGGCGCGGGGCGCGTCGACCTCGACCTGACGCTCGGCCGGCACGGGGTGACCCTCGTGGAGATCGAGCCGGTCCGCGACGAGACGCCGCCCTGGCTCGACGACGCCCGCATTCTCGGAAGGAAGCGCCCATGACGGCTCGCGTCCCGGCCACCGCGAAGATCCTGTACGGCGGCGACTACAACCCCGAGCAGTGGCCGCGCGACGTCTGGGAGGAGGACTACGCCGCGTTCGGCAAGGCCGCGATCGACACCGTGACGCTGAACGTGTTCGCGTGGTCCCACCTGCAACCCGACGAGGACACCTACGACTTCTCCCGGCTGGACGCGATCGTCGGGCGCGCGGTCGGGGCCGGGGCGCACGTCGTCCTGGCGACGGCCACCGGCGCACTGCCGCCGTGGCTCGCCCACCGCTACCCGGAGGTGAACCGCACGGACTTCGAGGGCCGGCGGCACGTGTACGGGCAGCGGCACAACGCCTGCCCGTCCTCGCCGGTGTTCCGGCGGATGTCCGCGGCACTCGCGGACCGGATCGCCGAGCGGTACACCGGCACGCCGGGTCTGGTGGCCTGGCACGTCGGCAACGAGTACGGCGGCGCCTGCTACTGCGAGAACTGCGCGGCCGGTTTCCGCGGCTGGCTCCGCGAGCGGTACGGCACGCTGGAACGGCTGAACGAGGCGTGGAACACCATGTTCTGGTCGCACCTGTTCAGCGACTGGGAGCAGATCGTGCCGCCGAGCGCCCTGTCGGAGCACTGGCGCGGGCCGGACCACACCGCGTTCCAGGGCATCACCCTCGACTACCTGCGATTCATGTCCGACGCCATGCTCCGCAACTTCCGCGACGAGAAGGCCGCGATCCGGCGCCACGACGCGGACACGCCCGTCACCACGAACTTCATGGGCATGTTCCGGCCCATCGACTACCACCGCTGGGCGGCGGACCTGGACTTCGCGTCCTGGGACAACTACCCGCCCGGGCCGCGCGAGCACGCCCGGATGGCGCTCGCCCACGACCTCATGCGGGGTCTCAAGGACGGCGCGCCGTTCTGGGTCATGGAGCAGACGCCGACGATCACCGCCTCCCGCGGCGTGAACCCGGTCAAGCGGCCGGGCGTGCTCCGGCTCTGGTCCTGGCAGGCGGTGGCACACGGAGCCGACGCCGTCCTGTACTTCCAGCTGCGGCAGTCGCGCGGCGCGTGCGAGAAGTACCACGGCGCCGTCCTCGACCACGGCGGTCGCACCGACACCCGGGCGTTCCGCGAGGTCGCCGAGCTGGGCCGGGAGTTCGGCGAACTCGGCGGAGCGGTGCTCGGCGCGCGCACGCCCGCCCGCGTGGCGCTGCTGTTCGACTGGGACTCGTGGTGGGCCGCCGAGATCACGGACGGGCTCAACCGGCACGTGAAGTATCCCGCGGTGGTGCTCGCGTACTACCGCGCGCTGTGGCGGGCCGGCGCCCAGATCGACGTCGTCCCGCAGTCGTCGGACCTGAGCGGGTACGACGTCGTCGTCGCACCCCTGCTGCATCTGCTGAAGGGCGACGTGGCCGAGCGCCTCGGGGCCGTCGTGGCGCGCGGCGGCACGGCGCTGGCCACGTTCTGGAGCGGACGTGTGGACGAGGACGACAACGCCTACCTCATGGACGTCCCCGGGCCGCTGGCCGGCCTGTTCGGCATTCGCGTGGAGGAAACGGACTCCGGCGAGCCGGGCGCCGTCAACCCGGTCACGCTGCGGATGCCGGGCGCGGCGGCAACGCCCGGACAGCTCGCCACGGGCGCCGCGACAGCGGGCGCCGCGGCCGGATTCCCGGGCGCGGACCGCGGCACGGACCTGGCCGAGGGCGACACCGTCGTCGACGGCACCCTCGTCTTCGAGGTGATCGTGCCCGACGGCGCCGAGACCGCCGGCACCTACGGGGCCGACTTCTACGCGGGCGCGCCGGCCGTGACCCGGCATCGCCCCGACGGCGTCACCGGTGGCGAGGCCTGGTACGTCGGCACGGCGCTGGACGACGACGGCGTCGGCTGGGTGGTCCGGCGGGTGCTCGAACGACACGACCTCGTGGGGCCGTACGCGGCCTGGCCGGACGTGGAACTGGCGATCCGGGAGCGGGACGGCGAACGCTGGTCGTTCGTGCTCAACCACGGGACGCGGGACGTGGAGGTCCCGGCGCACACATCAGGCACCGACCTGCTCACCGGGCGGCACGTCGTGCGGGGTGAGGCGCTCGTGCTCGCACCGACGGAGGTCCTGATCCTGCGCGAGAACGAGGACCGCGGAACGGATCCGGGGACATGACCGGGCCGGCGCGCCGGGGGCCCGCAACGGTCGTGGCCGGGTCGCCCGCCGAGATTGATGACAGTTCGGTCACGCGCGATTCCATCTCGATAACGTGGGGCGGATCGCCGAGTCCCCGTTCCGCATATCGGGCTATCGTGCACGAACGTTGCGACTGAGGGGACGGGATCAGGGGGACATGACCGGGGAAGGGGACCGGCGGTCGACGTCGGCGACGAAGTTCGGCACGGGGCCGTTGGCGCGCGTGACGAATACCGTCTACTGGTATCTCGTCACGGGTGCGCTGATGATCGTGGCGGCGCTGCCGGGCGCCCTGCCGATCCAGTTCCTGGAGAGCTCACCGGGCAACGCCCCCGTCCTCGCGCTGTGCCTGGCACCGCTGGCGCCGGCGTTCGCCGCCGGGCTGTTCGCGTTGCGGGACCGGGAGCGTGCCGAGGCGCTGACGCCGGCGCGCTCGTTCTTCCGGGGCTACCGCCTGAACTGGACGGACGCCCTGCGCATGGCCGTTCCCGGGCTGGTCTTCGTGGCGGTCGGCGGGATGGGGGCCGGTGTCGTCGGTGACGGCGGGGCGCTGGCCGGGGACGGCGTGAGCATTCTCGCGGCCGTGCCCGAGGTGTACCTGGGGCTGCTGATCCTGCTCGGGGCCGCCCTGGCGCTCTGGACGATGAACGCGATGGTCATCTCCGCCCTCTTCAGCTTCCGCATTCAGGACGTCGCCCGGCTCGCGACCTACTACCTGTTCGCGCGGTGGCGGGTCACGCTGGGCGGGCTGTCGCTCGTACTGCTCGGGGCGGCGATCCTGCTGCTCGCCGGGGACCTCGTGTTCGGCATGGTCGCCGTGCTCTGGACAGGGGCCGTCCTGCGGAACCACCGGGCGCTGGCGCGCGACGTCGAGGCGAGATTCACGGCGCCCGCGGACGACTGAGTCCGCCTCGGGGCGGGCCCTTCGTACCCGGCGGCTCGTCCACGGCAATTCGCTCCGGTGCGGCCGCCTGGGATGTCGGTTCTTTACGAGATATGGCATCTTAGGGGTCATGGCGGAGGCGCAGGGGGTCATCCTCACCTACCGGTACCTGCGGGTGGGGATCGTGTCGATGGTGCTGGCGCTGTTCGCGGCGCTGGCGCTGCAGATCTCGGCGGACCGCGCGGCCGCGGGGCCCGGTGACGAGTGGTGGCTCAGCGCGATCAGCGCCTACTTCTACACGCCGGTGCAGAGCATCCTGGTCGGGGTACTGCTCGTGGTGGGGCTGTGCCTCATCGCGATCAAGGGGCGCGACGGCGGCGAGGACGTGCTGCTGAACTTCGCCGGGATGCTGGCCTTTCTGACGGCGGTGGTCCCCACCCCGCTCCTGCCCCGCGTGTGCACCGGCGAGCCCTACTGCCTGGAAGTGCCCGAGCGGGTGGCGAACAACGTCGGGGCGCTGCTGATCGCCGGATTCGCCGTGCTGCTGCTCGCGACCTGGCCGCGCCGCCGCGACCTGGTGCGCGGCCGCGGGTGGGACCTGTGGGCGACCTGGGCCGTCTGGGCGGCCGTCGCCGGAGCACACCTGGTGTGGCCGGAGGCGTTCCTGGACTGGGCGCACTACGTCGCCGCGGTCCTCCTGTTCCTGTGCCTGATCGCCGTCGCCTGGGTGAACGCCCGCGACGTGGCGGTGACGAGCGGGCCGGACGAGCGGATCCGCGGCCTGAGCCCGGCGCGGTACCGCCGGACCTACCAGGTCATCGCGGTCACGATGCTGACCGTCCTGGCCGTGGCACTCGGTGTGCACTTCGGCTTCCAGGCGGTGGGGCGGCCGCTGCCGGCCCAGTCCGTGTTCGTGGTGGAGGCGCTGCTGCTGCTGATCTTCGCGGTGTTCTGGGTGCTGCAGACGATCGAGTTCTGGGAGATCGGGCTTCCGGCGAAGGCACGCGGGCAGTAGCGGCAGACGATGCGGGCCTTTCCGTTCCGGGCTCGCGACCAGAAAGACCCGCATGGTCCGCGACACCTGGCTCAGACGCCGAACCAGGTCTTGAGCCGGGCCGCGATCTCGTCGAGCTCGGGGTGAACGGAGGCGATGTCGAGGACCAGCGCTTCGTGGTCGTCGACGGTCCCGGCCGGGTCGCCATACCCGTTCACCCGGTAGGTGGTGGCCACGACGAGCCAGGCGAGGCGCTTGTTGCCGTCGACCAGGGGGTGGTTGCGATTCACGGAATCCAGGGTCGCCGCCATCTTGAGATGTATACCGGGATATAGCTCCTGCCCGTACGACGTCATGCTTGCGCGCCCGAGAGCGCCCTCAAGCAGCCCTAGATCGCGGACCACTGGCCTCACGCCCTCGGCCGCCTCGAACATCTGCAGGGCGAGGAGAGGTGTGACCAGGTGCATCACTGGGCCAGCCGGTCCAGGAGCTCGCGGTCACGTCGGCCCACGTACTCGGCAGCATCGAGCCAGTCACTGGTGGACGGCGCACGAGTCGCCTCGACGAGCTGCCGGATCGCCTGGCGGGCGGCCTCGTGCTTGGAGATGCCGAGCTGCTCGGCCGTGTCGGTGAGGGCCTTGTCCTCGGCCTCGGTGAGTCGGAGAGTCATGGCCATGATCATGCCTTCCCTAGACACATAGCGCACGCCGAACGGTGTGCTACCACGATGCTACCGCCGCCGGTATCAGCGCGATACCACTCCGTGGGCCCGGGGGCATCCGATCGCCGGGGCAACGTGTCGCACGTGCGCCGTGCCGCCTCGACGGAGGATGCGAGAAGGGGCGCCGGGATGATTCCCGGCGCCCCTTCTTCACTGCTCAGTGGCGTCTCACGCGCCCGCGATCATCTCGCCCGACGGCGGGAGGTCGCGCGGCGCCAGGCCCGCGCCGGCCGGAACCGACTGGGTCTCCGCCTCGACCGGCTTGCGACGGCGCCCGCGGGTCACGCCCTTGAACGTGAACTCGCCGAGGATGCCTTCGCCCTCGCTGTCGATCTGCACGGTCTGACCCGCCTTGATCTCGCCGAACAGGATCTTCTCGGACAGCGTGTCCTCGATCTCCCGCTGGATCGCCCGCTTGAGCGGCCGTGCGCCGAGCACCGGGTCGTAGCCCTTCTCCGCGAGCAGCCTCTTGGCCGCCGGGGTGAGCTCGATGCCCATGTCCTTGTCGCGCATGCGGTTGTCCAGCTTGGCGATCTCCAGGTCGACGATCTGGATGATCTCGTCCTGGGTGAGCTGCGGGAACACGATCGTGTCGTCGACACGGTTGAGGAACTCCGGCCGGAAGTGCTGCTTGAGCTCCTCGTTGACCTTGGCCTTCATGCGCTCGTACGAGGTCACCAGGTCGCCGCCGGCGTTGAAGCCGGTCTGCACGCCCTTGGCGATGTCCCGCGTACCGAGGTTCGTGGTCATGATGATCACGGTGTTCTTGAAGTCCACCACTCGACCCTGCGAGTCGGTGAGGCGTCCGTCCTCGAGCACCTGCAGCAGCGAGTTGAAGATGTCCGCGTGGGCCTTCTCCACCTCGTCGAACAGGACCACGGAGAACGGCCGGCGGCGCACCTTCTCGGTGAGCTGCCCGCCCTCGTCGTAGCCGACGTATCCGGGCGGGGAACCGAACAGCCGCGAGACCGTGTGCTTCTCCGAGAACTCCGACATGTCGAGCTGGATGAGCGCGTCCTCGTCCCCGAAGAGGAACTCGGCGAGCGCCTTGGCCAGCTCGGTCTTGCCGACGCCCGTGGGGCCGGCGAAGATGAACGAACCACCCGGACGCTTCGGGTCCTTGAGGCCCGCCCGCGTGCGGCGGATGGCCTGCGACAGTGCCTTGATCGCGGTCTCCTGACCGACGACCCGCTTGTGGATCTCTTCCTCCATCTTGAGCAGGCGCGAGGACTCCTCCTCGTTGAGCTTCACCACCGGGATGCCCGTGGACATCGCCAGCACCTCGGCGATCAGCTCCTCGTCGACCTCTGCGACCGTGTCGAGGTCACCCGACTTCCAGGCCTTCTCCTTCTCCGCCCGCAGCTGGGTGAGCTGCTTCTCCTTGTCCCTCAGGCCGGCGGCCTTCTCGAAGTCCTGGGCGTCGATGGCCGATTCCTTGTCCCGGCGGGCATCGGCGATCTGCTCGTCGAGCTGCTTCAGCTCCGGCGGCGCCGTCATGCGGCGGATCCGCAGGCGGGCGCCGGCCTCGTCGATCAGGTCGATCGCCTTGTCCGGCAGGAAGCGGTCGTTGATGTACCGGTCCGCGAGCGTCGCGGCCGAGGCGAGCGCCTGGTCCGTGATGGACACGCGGTGGTGCGCCTCGTAGCGGTCGCGCAGACCCTTGAGGATCTCGATCGCGTGCTCCAGGGACGGCTCGGCGACCTGGATCGGCTGGAAACGGCGCTCCAGCGCCGGGTCCTTCTCGACGTACTTGCGGTACTCGTCGAGCGTGGTGGCGCCGATGGTCTGCAGTTCCCCGCGCGCCAGCATCGGCTTGAGGATCGACGCGGCGTCGATCGCGCCCTCGGCGGCACCCGCACCCACGAGGGTGTGGATCTCGTCGATGAACAGGATGATGTCGCCGCGGGTGCGGATCTCCTTGAGCACCTTCTTCAGGCGCTCCTCGAAGTCACCGCGGTAGCGCGAACCGGCCACGAGCGCGCCCAGGTCCAGCGTGTACAGCTGCTTGTCCTTGAGCGTCTCGGGCACGTCGCCGCGCACGATGTCCTGAGCCAGTCCTTCGACGACCGCCGTCTTGCCGACGCCGGGCTCGCCGATCAGGACCGGGTTGTTCTTGGTGCGGCGGGACAGCACCTGCATGACCCGCTCGATCTCCTGGGTACGGCCGATCACCGGGTCCAGCTTGCCCTCGCGGCCGGCCTGGGTGAGGTTGCGCCCGAACTGGTCGAGCACCGCCGAGCCCGCGGGCTGGCCCTCCGTCGGCCCGCCGGCGGACACCGGCTCCTTGCCCTGGTAACCGGACAGCAGCTGGATCACCTGCTGGCGCACCTTGTTCAGGTCCGCACCCATCTTGGTCAGCACCTGGGCAGCCACACCCTCGCCCTCACGGATGAGGCCGAGCAGGATGTGCTCGGTGCCGATGTAGTTGTGGCCGAGCTGCAGCGCCTCGCGCAGTGACAGCTCCAGCACCTTCTTGGCGCGTGGCGTGAACGGAATATGACCGCTCGGCGCCTGCTGACCCTCACCGATGATCTCGGTGACCTGGGTACGCACGCCGTCGAGCGAGATCCCGAGGGACTCGAGTGCCTTGGCCGCGACGCCCTCACCCTCGTGGATGAGGCCGAGGAGGATGTGCTCGGTTCCGATGTAGTTGTGGTTGAGCATCCTCGCCTCTTCCTGGGCGAGGACTACGACCCGGCGGGCCCTATCCGTAAATCTCTCGAACATGATCAGCTCCTCACACGGGCGGCGTTGCCGCGTCCCTTGGCCGGGGACCCGGCGGACGACACAACCTGACTGCTGTTGACTCTATGTGCTCCCAACGACGCGGCGGACCCACATGTGCCCATGTTCGCCAGGGGCGTGACGCCAGGGGGCAAAGACCTCGCCAAGGCACGCCGACACGCCGTCGGACACCCCGCCGACGGCGTGTCGACCTCAGCGGATCGTTGACCGCTCGGCCGTGGCACGGCAGGCTCACACCTAAGCCGATCCCTGGAGGAGCCATGCCGGACGACGCCGGCCGTACACCCGAGTGGGAGCAGATCGTCGCGCGCTTCGCGCGGTTCTCCGGCGTCGTCGGTGAGGTGCACGACCCTCTCACCTGGGGGCTGTACCTGGTCGACGAGGAGATCACGGGCGCGGCGGACCCGGCCGACCCCACGGAGGAACGCTTCGTCCGCGGCTACCGCACCGTGGCGGGCGAGGCCCTGGAGGTGGAGACGCTCCGCGTCGCCGCGCCCCGCGACCACATCGACGACATCGTCCGGGCGGCGTGCAGTGGCGCGCTCGCGGCCCCCCTGCACGCCGACATCGACCCGGACGCGACCGCACAGGCCACGGACCCGATCGACTTCGCCGAGGCCTACCAGGACTACCGCACGGCCATGCGCGCCATCGTGGCCGAGGTCGACCAGGTCCCGAGCGGGCCGCTCGAGTTCCTGGTCGACGGCCGCCCGCGCGGCGGGACGGCAGTGACGGTGCGCGACGTCACCGCGATCTACGCGCCGACCACCGACCGCGCGCTCATCGTCACCGGCCCGGCAGGCCTGGTGGACCGCATCGACGTGGTGACCCGCCCGATCCGGAACATCAAGCACGGCGAGGACGGCCCGCACTTCTGACAGGTAGGGCTCCTACCTGCCGCCCGCCGGTTCCGCCGGGTACTCCGCGGGCTTCTTCCCGAGCTCGATCGCGAGCTCGCGACGCTGCGCCAGGACGTCGTCGCGTTCCTCGTCGCGCTGGCGCAGTGCGTCCTGCTGCGACTCGGGCGACAGGTGGTCCCAGTAGAGCGTGCCGTCGAGGTGCTGCGTCTCGTGGATGAAGGCGCGCGCCAGGAAGCCGGACCCGGTGAGCTGCACGGGAGCGCCGTCGCGGTCCACACCTCGCACCGTCGCCGCACCCGGGCGCGGCAGGGGCTCGTAGGCGCCCGGGACCGAGAGACAGCCCTCGTCCTCCTCGATGAGCTCGGCGTCCGGATCCGTCTCGAGTTCCGCGTTCAGCACGTGGCCCACGTGCCGGTCCCCGCGCGAGTCCGTCACGTCGTAGACGAACACGCGCAGGTCGGAGCCCACCTGGGTGGCGGCGAGGCCGACGCCCTGGGCGACCTCCATCGTGGCGAACATGTCGTCCACGAGCCGGTTCAGCTCGGGCGTGGAGAACTCGGTCACCTTGCGGGTGGGGGTGTGCAGCACCGGTTCCCCGATCTCCGTGATCCGCAGCACGCGTCCCCGGCGCGCCTCGGGGACCTGCGCCGGATAGTCCTCGACCGGCTCGCCGAGCAGATAGGTGACGGGCTTGCGCCGTCCGAAACTCCACATGGAGAAGGAGCCTAGTCGGCCACGCCACGCGGCTCCCGTCAGGCCGTGACCGGTTCACTCCGGTGCGCGCGGCGGATCACCAGCGACATGACCGCCGCCCCCGCGCACAGCACCCCCGCGCCGTACCAGACCAGGTCGTAGGAGCCCGTGGTGTCGCGTACCAGGCCGCCCAGCCAGGTGACGACGCCGGCCCCGACCTGGTGGGACGCGAGCACCCAGCCGAACACGACGGGCGCCTCCTCACCGTAGATCTCCCGGCACAGCGCCAGGGTCGGCGGCACGGTCGCGACCCAGTCCAGACCGTAGAACACGATGAAGAGGATCATCGGCGGATCGACCGTCGGCGCCAGCAGCGTCGGCAGGAACAGGAGGGCGACGCCGCGCAGCGTGTAGTACACGCCGAGCAGCGCGCGCGGGGAGAAGCGGTCGGTGAGCCAGCCGGAACCGATCGTCCCGATGATGTCGACGACGCCGATCACCGCCAGCAACGAGGCGGCCACCGTGATGGGCATCCCGTGGTCGTGCGCGGACGGCACGAAGTGGGTGCGCACCAGCCCGTTCGTCGTCGCGCCGCAGATCGCGAAGGCCCCGGCCAGGAGCCAGAACACCGGCGTGCGCGCGGCGCGCACGAGCGCCGAGACCGTGCGCCGGGCGACGCCGCGCCGGGGCGGCGGCTTCGGCGCGAACTCGTCGCTCCCGTAGGGCGCGAGGCCGACGTCGGCCGGGTGGTCCCGCAGCAGGAGCAGCACCAGCGGCATGACCAGTGCGCAGGCGAGTGCGACGACGATCGACGCCGCCCGCCAGCCCTGGTTCTCGACCATCCAGGCGAGCAGGGGCAGGAAGACGAGCTGGCCCGACGCCGTGGCGGCCGTCAGCACACCGCTGACCAGACCCCGTCGCCTCACGAACCAGCGCTGGGTGACCGTCGCGGTGAACGCCAGCGCGAGCGCGCCGCTGCCCAGGCCCACCATCACGCCCCAGGCGAGCACGAAGTGCCAGGGCTCGGTCATCCAGATCGTGGAGAACGCCCCGAGCGCGATGACCGAGAGCGCCACCGCCACCACCGGCCGGATCCCGAAGCGGTCCATGAGCGCGGCGGCGAACGGGGCCGTGATCCCGTACAGCACGAGCTGGATCGACAGGCCGGCGCCGATGGTGGCGCGGGACCAGCCGAGTTCGTGGTGCAGCGGCTCGATCAGGAGCCCTGGCGCCGCCGCGAAGGCCGCGGCGCCCAGGATCGTGAGGAAGCTGACCAGGGCGACCCACCAGGCGGGGTGGATCCGCGGCGCGGAACGCGGCGGGCGGGGTGTCCGGCCCGGCGGTCCGGGCTGCGCGGCCGGAGCCGGGGTGTCGGTCTGCGTCATGGCCACAGACTGCGGTGCGGCCGATGCCTGAACCAGTGGCCTGATGGTCGTGTTTCGATAGGATCCGGCCATGGTGAGTCGACAGCTTCCCGGCCACGGCGAATCCGGTGACCGGCCCACCCTCGCGCCCCCGCACCGCGTCGCTGTGCTGATCACCGACGGCTTCATCCCGTTCGAGCTGGGCATCCCGCATCGCATCTTCGGCATCGCACGCACGCCGGACGGACACGAGCCGCTCTACGACGTCGTCACGTGCACCACCCGCGAGCCTCGCGCGGTGCGGTCGGACTCGGACGTGACCGTGCTCGTGGATCACGGCCCGGAGGCGCTCGAGTCCGCCGACACCGTCGTCGTACCGGCCGTCAGGGAGCACGGCACCGCGTT encodes:
- a CDS encoding extracellular solute-binding protein, yielding MRITRNKAVAASAAAALTVTLTACGSGGADDGPSGELDMESQVGYMEDFEAGTTFTATEPVEFGLLYRDHPNYPFQDDWPILQHLEENQNVTFDFENVPLEDMQQRRSVLISSGEAPEIMPVTYPGDESQFVSGGALLPISDYVQYMPNFQQKVEEWGLQAEIDAQKQEDGKYYMIPGIHEVTIPGAYTVAIRQDLWDDAGLEHPATWDEFADQLKTIKEENPDLDYPMTDRWSINGPIEATLTAAAPNFGTVAGWGYGTGLQWNQDEGVFEYAGGSDEYRALVEYFAGLVADGLLDPEALTQEDDQAEQKFASGQAAAIGSNDQVILEYRDAFKEIGDTTSEIELITVPGGPAGDYIAGGTRRESGLMFSAQAAESDHFLAMLQFVDWLYYSDEGLEFAKWGVEGETFERDGDERVLVDDVTWGALNAGAPKLLNSDFGFYNGVWSLAHGSTEDLDMSMRSDEAVEYIDSMNAVKEELEIPPAVAYDELEQEQAGLQQTTLQDMTFQATAQFLLGDRSTDDWDTWVSELEGAGMQEYVDRANAAAGVTE
- a CDS encoding GH39 family glycosyl hydrolase, giving the protein MNRTVVPAEPLGTLGDAWRACVGTGRFNLALRQDYQDSLALVQREIGFRYIRGHGLLSDDAGVHHPYDVAGHRGTRYAFTYVDQVVDAYLRLGIKPFLELGFMPEKLASGPDTVFWWRGNITPPRDHAEWARLVRATLRHLVDRYGLDEVRTWPVEIWNEPNLDVFWKDADQDAYFHLYEVTAHAIKEVDESLQVGGPVLSPGADDWWQPFAEFVASRDVPVDFTSFHAYTSGPAEHVPFGVYQTLKPPQNLLDQFARPKELLAGTPLADLPSHVSEFNSSYRPDNPIHDTAYNAAYLAPVLAGGGDHVDSFSYWTFSDVFEETGIPTALFHGGFGMLTHRQIKKPTYHLYAFMARLGTEVLARGADHLVTRDRASGRVTVLAWQPVGGSDAPEEPDRHEVRLSVPVSPTTTAVAGENLPGAAGPAGGATAARAFLLRHDVDVEHGNAWHAWGELGRPASPSSRQLDLLRETAEPRRGASSAPIRSGPDGAGRVDLDLTLGRHGVTLVEIEPVRDETPPWLDDARILGRKRP
- a CDS encoding beta-galactosidase: MTARVPATAKILYGGDYNPEQWPRDVWEEDYAAFGKAAIDTVTLNVFAWSHLQPDEDTYDFSRLDAIVGRAVGAGAHVVLATATGALPPWLAHRYPEVNRTDFEGRRHVYGQRHNACPSSPVFRRMSAALADRIAERYTGTPGLVAWHVGNEYGGACYCENCAAGFRGWLRERYGTLERLNEAWNTMFWSHLFSDWEQIVPPSALSEHWRGPDHTAFQGITLDYLRFMSDAMLRNFRDEKAAIRRHDADTPVTTNFMGMFRPIDYHRWAADLDFASWDNYPPGPREHARMALAHDLMRGLKDGAPFWVMEQTPTITASRGVNPVKRPGVLRLWSWQAVAHGADAVLYFQLRQSRGACEKYHGAVLDHGGRTDTRAFREVAELGREFGELGGAVLGARTPARVALLFDWDSWWAAEITDGLNRHVKYPAVVLAYYRALWRAGAQIDVVPQSSDLSGYDVVVAPLLHLLKGDVAERLGAVVARGGTALATFWSGRVDEDDNAYLMDVPGPLAGLFGIRVEETDSGEPGAVNPVTLRMPGAAATPGQLATGAATAGAAAGFPGADRGTDLAEGDTVVDGTLVFEVIVPDGAETAGTYGADFYAGAPAVTRHRPDGVTGGEAWYVGTALDDDGVGWVVRRVLERHDLVGPYAAWPDVELAIRERDGERWSFVLNHGTRDVEVPAHTSGTDLLTGRHVVRGEALVLAPTEVLILRENEDRGTDPGT
- a CDS encoding glycosyltransferase, coding for MTGEGDRRSTSATKFGTGPLARVTNTVYWYLVTGALMIVAALPGALPIQFLESSPGNAPVLALCLAPLAPAFAAGLFALRDRERAEALTPARSFFRGYRLNWTDALRMAVPGLVFVAVGGMGAGVVGDGGALAGDGVSILAAVPEVYLGLLILLGAALALWTMNAMVISALFSFRIQDVARLATYYLFARWRVTLGGLSLVLLGAAILLLAGDLVFGMVAVLWTGAVLRNHRALARDVEARFTAPADD
- a CDS encoding type II toxin-antitoxin system death-on-curing family toxin is translated as MHLVTPLLALQMFEAAEGVRPVVRDLGLLEGALGRASMTSYGQELYPGIHLKMAATLDSVNRNHPLVDGNKRLAWLVVATTYRVNGYGDPAGTVDDHEALVLDIASVHPELDEIAARLKTWFGV